TCACAtcaacttaactgagaaaactaactctCATCCGCGCCAAGGACTATCCGgtaacgaaattgcaaaagttggggactatagctgtaattttagaaagttaggtactaaaggtgaaaaaaggggcaaaccacagggaccatccgggcatttaactccaaaataaataataataataataataatgatgccATTTCATTAACTTCTTAGCTAAAATAAACATTGATAATAAATAACATTAatttcttattattttttttttgcctaggttaacatgttaaccaagAGAGGTTCTAACACTCCTTAACATGTGGAGAGAGTGGTTTGAAATACATGTTAACTTGCCATCTCATCTTTAAGACTTTAACACCAATGAAATTAGAGTACACCCCAAATTCTTACTAATATAATTATAATACaatattaaaaagaaaaagaatacaCTCTTCAAATAATTCATCTCTCATTCTAAAATAATGCTTGATAAATTTTtatgtaaattttctttatttacgaatatACCTAAATTTACATATGTGAGGAGAGCACTAGAGCAGCACTGATGGTTTATAATtagacttaggggctgtttggcaatatctgaatggttaagtgttgaaccagtaacaggtctgaatcattaagtgctgaactagtaagatgtctgaaccattaaaagcatgtataatgcttaaccgttcagaggcaaatgtctgaccaattcagattagaggtcttagccattcagactttgtataaatcttaatcattcagaggcaaatgtctgaaccattcagatatctgctcgtgaaacaaacagtctgaaccattaagtgctgaaccagtaaaaggtctgaaccaataagaggtcatAACCATTAAAAGCTTCATTAAAAAGTAAACAAACATCCCCTTAATGAGTTAAGTCCAAACCGATGCCACATCTTGATTCTCCAATAAAACAACCACAAAAGTTGCAAGCTTTGAGCCTTGTAGCTTTTTGTCATACTAGTTGAGTTTTCTCTCTTGAGCAAGGCCACTGCCATCATGAGACTCTTCAACACCCTCAATCGAAAAACCCTTCACTACCAAACCCTCACCATCACCACTCGACGCCAACACTTCTCAACGCCCGAAACCAAACCCCCACCCACAAACCCTCCACACATAACCCTTCAAAACTACATCTCATCTTCTCAGTGGCATTTCGTCGAACACCTATCAGACACCCTAACCCCCACCACAATCTCCACAACCCTTTACAATCTCCGAACATCCCCACCTCTCGTCCTCAAATTCACCCAATTTTTCACCCCCAACAACACCAACATCGAATGTTATTCCCTATCTATCGCCATCATCTCCCAACTCCCCTCACACAAATCATCTTTACAGTTTATAAAATCAGTTATTAACTCAGGAAAATTTAGCTGTAATGACTTGTTTGACGGGTTAGTTAAGGCCAGTGACCGTTTAGGCGTATCGGGTTCTGTAGTTTTCGACTTGTGGATTAAGGCTTTATGTGAATTGAAGAAGGTTGATGATGTCGTTAACTGTTTCTATATGTTGAAACAGAAAGGGGTGGTTGTAAAGATTGAGAGTTGTAATAGTATGTTAAGTTTGTTTGTTCGGTTGAATTATACGAATGCCGCGTGGGTTTTGTTCGCCGAGATGTTTAGGTTGAAGATTAGTGCAACCGTGTATACGTATAATATTATGATTAATTTGTTGTGTAAGGAAGGGAAGTTGAAGAAAGCTAAGGAGTTTGTTGCAAGCATGGAGGCGGTTGGGTTGAAGCCGAATGTTGTTACGTATAATACGGTTATAAACGGGTATTGTTCAAAGAGGGATCTTGTTGGCGCTCGGAGGGTGTTTGAGAAAATGAGAGCGAAAGGCATTCGGCCGGATACGTATAGTTACGGAGCACTTGTTAGTTGTATGTGTAAAGACGGAAGGTTTAACGAGGCGTCTGAACTTTTGTGTAAAATGGAGGAAGTCGGGCTGGTTCCGACTGCTGTAACTTATAACACTTTGATAGACGGGTATTGCAATAAAGGGGATATTGAGATGGCGTATCGTTACAAGGATGAAATGGTTAAAAAGGGTATACGTCCGTCTGTTTCGACGTATAATTCACTGATACATGCGTTAGTTTTTGACGGAAATGAGTCTGAAGCGGAAGGTATGATAGAAGAAATGGAAAAGGAAGACTTGGTTCCGGATGCCATAACGTATAACATATTGATCAACGGATATTGTCGGTCGGGTAACGCACATAAGGCGTTTAGCCTCCACGATGAGATGATAGGTAAAGGGATTCAGCCCACACACGTAACATACACTTCCCTTATAAACGTATTAAACAAAAGAAACAGAATGACCGAAGCGGATAATTTGTTCGCCAAGATTATAGACCGAGGGGTGGTACCGGACGTTGTAATGTTTAACGCGTTGATTGATGGTCACTGCGTTAATAATAACATGAAACGGGCACTTTTACTTGTGAAGGAAATGGATAGATTAAAGGTGTTTCCCGATGAAGTGACGTATAATACGTTAATGCAGGGGTATTGTAGGGACGGAAACGTTGAAGAAGCAATTAAAGTTTTTAATGAGATGAAGGAAAGAGGGATTACGCCGGATTATATCAGTTTTAATACGCTTGTTAGTGGTTATAGTAGGAGAGGTGACATGAAGGAGGCTTTAATGGTTAGGGATGTTATGTTAAGTTCGGGTTTTGAGCCTACGCTGTTGACGTACAACGCTCTTATACAAGGATTATGCAAAAATAAGGAAGGGGATATTGCGCAAAAGCTCTTTAAAGAAATGGTCAGTAAAGGCATTAGTCCGGATGACAGTACATTGTATTCTTTAATTGAAGGAATACAAAGTGTTGATGAGTTTTTGGGAAAATGATCTTTCAATAGAGCTGTTTGATTTTGCTAGagtcaacccgaatcttgtaaaATAGACGATTCAAAAGTTTTTTTCGGAATAACAGAATCGTTGAATATGGGGTGCGAGGATACGAAAGTATTTCTTTTTTAATTTCAGGTTGACATTATCAGGTATCTTGCTtacattttttatatatttcaaatCAAAATTCAAGTATATGTACAAAAATTTGTGATAAATATGTTCTTTTTCAGGTTATTGACAAGGTTTTTAAATCATTTATGAGTTATGACTAGATTGTTACCAATACTTATATGTTCTTTTGGGTATATATACAAAGTAATGCAGAGTTTCTGTTGTTTTAATCACACATATAGTTTCTGTTTGGTCTTAGTTTTTTACAAAGAGGAATTAAGgtctatttttatattttttctaaCACTTTctatttgtatgtttagtatatTACAGTGGGCAAATTTCACCAAAATGTTATTTACTTCCACTAATATTTCATTGAACTATGTTTTTATATCTTTAGATGTGACACACTTTGTTTTTGTTACTATTAGATGTGAAATATAACTTATAACTGGTTAAAGGATGACATGAACATTGTTTACTCTATCAAGTTCTTAAAGAAAGCCCACAAAAAAGATGTAAATGTTGcttaaaatgtttgaaaaatccTAAAGACCTATCAAATCATAAAGAATTTTAGTATTTATATTTTTGCTACCATTTAAGGCTACTACATGGGTAATTATTTTATGTACTGTAGAATTACTCTTATGGTAACACTAACCTTAGCAGGCGACAAGCGTGTCCTTTAACTT
The sequence above is drawn from the Helianthus annuus cultivar XRQ/B chromosome 12, HanXRQr2.0-SUNRISE, whole genome shotgun sequence genome and encodes:
- the LOC110895332 gene encoding pentatricopeptide repeat-containing protein At2g15630, mitochondrial, yielding MRLFNTLNRKTLHYQTLTITTRRQHFSTPETKPPPTNPPHITLQNYISSSQWHFVEHLSDTLTPTTISTTLYNLRTSPPLVLKFTQFFTPNNTNIECYSLSIAIISQLPSHKSSLQFIKSVINSGKFSCNDLFDGLVKASDRLGVSGSVVFDLWIKALCELKKVDDVVNCFYMLKQKGVVVKIESCNSMLSLFVRLNYTNAAWVLFAEMFRLKISATVYTYNIMINLLCKEGKLKKAKEFVASMEAVGLKPNVVTYNTVINGYCSKRDLVGARRVFEKMRAKGIRPDTYSYGALVSCMCKDGRFNEASELLCKMEEVGLVPTAVTYNTLIDGYCNKGDIEMAYRYKDEMVKKGIRPSVSTYNSLIHALVFDGNESEAEGMIEEMEKEDLVPDAITYNILINGYCRSGNAHKAFSLHDEMIGKGIQPTHVTYTSLINVLNKRNRMTEADNLFAKIIDRGVVPDVVMFNALIDGHCVNNNMKRALLLVKEMDRLKVFPDEVTYNTLMQGYCRDGNVEEAIKVFNEMKERGITPDYISFNTLVSGYSRRGDMKEALMVRDVMLSSGFEPTLLTYNALIQGLCKNKEGDIAQKLFKEMVSKGISPDDSTLYSLIEGIQSVDEFLGK